One window of Candidatus Regiella endosymbiont of Tuberolachnus salignus genomic DNA carries:
- the rnm gene encoding RNase RNM, with translation MNHNIIAPADFILYDLHSHTVASDGLLTPTELVTRAALMRVGVLAITDHDTTDGLAEADAAIQQQSLALKLIHGVEISTVWQQHEIHVVALNIDITHPRICQLLAEQATKRHQRAKEISQALEKAQIPDVWPNVTRLAKEAQITRSHFARYLVELGMASNISQVFKKYLAKDKIGYVPPHWCTIEQAINAIAQSGGQAVLAHPGRYRLTTKWLKRLLSHFAEQGGDGMEVATCQQTLDERVLLGQYAEQYNLLASQGSDFHYPCSWIELGRKLWLPAKVKPIWHDWPVR, from the coding sequence TTGAACCATAACATAATCGCACCTGCCGATTTTATACTTTATGATTTGCATAGTCATACGGTCGCGTCGGATGGTTTATTAACCCCCACAGAATTAGTCACGCGAGCAGCCTTAATGCGGGTGGGGGTATTAGCGATTACCGATCATGATACCACCGACGGGTTAGCAGAAGCTGATGCCGCCATCCAGCAACAAAGCTTGGCATTAAAATTAATTCATGGGGTAGAAATTTCTACTGTATGGCAACAGCATGAAATACATGTGGTTGCTTTAAATATCGATATTACGCATCCACGGATTTGTCAATTATTGGCTGAACAAGCGACAAAACGCCATCAGCGGGCGAAAGAAATCAGCCAGGCCTTAGAAAAAGCACAGATCCCTGATGTCTGGCCAAATGTGACCCGTTTGGCCAAAGAGGCACAAATTACACGCAGTCATTTTGCACGTTATTTAGTAGAACTGGGAATGGCCAGCAACATTAGCCAAGTGTTTAAAAAATATTTGGCAAAAGATAAAATCGGTTACGTTCCGCCCCATTGGTGTACTATAGAGCAAGCCATTAATGCTATTGCTCAATCTGGAGGGCAAGCGGTATTAGCACATCCCGGACGTTATCGGCTTACAACTAAATGGTTAAAGCGATTACTGTCTCATTTTGCAGAGCAAGGTGGGGATGGTATGGAAGTGGCTACCTGTCAACAGACACTCGACGAACGTGTTTTATTGGGGCAATATGCGGAGCAATATAATCTATTAGCCTCTCAAGGATCGGATTTTCACTATCCCTGCTCTTGGATTGAACTAGGACGCAAATTGTGGTTACCTGCTAAGGTGAAGCCGATATGGCATGATTGGCCAGTGAGATAA
- the ispH gene encoding 4-hydroxy-3-methylbut-2-enyl diphosphate reductase, with protein sequence MQILLANPRGFCAGVDRAINIVERALAMYSAPIYVRHEVVHNRYVVNDLSQRGAIFIEDISEVPEGSILIFSAHGVSQAVRQEAKSRQLTLLLDATCPLVTKVHMEVARASHRGIEAVLIGHAGHPEVEGTMGQYNNPQGGIYLVGSPEDVEQLVVKDANNLCFMTQTTLSIDDTSVIIDALRQRFPQITGPRKDDICYATTNRQEAVRDLAQRADCILVVGSKNSSNSNRLSELAQRMGKQAYLIDSATDIQPKWLVNAHTIGVTAGASAPDILVQQVIKRLQSLGAQEAIELIGREENIVFEIPKALRLSVKEVD encoded by the coding sequence ATGCAGATATTGCTGGCTAATCCGCGTGGCTTTTGTGCCGGGGTTGACCGCGCGATTAATATTGTCGAACGTGCCTTAGCCATGTATAGCGCCCCGATCTATGTGCGGCATGAAGTGGTTCACAACCGTTATGTCGTTAATGATTTATCTCAACGCGGGGCGATTTTTATTGAAGACATTTCAGAGGTGCCAGAAGGATCTATCCTGATTTTTTCTGCCCATGGGGTGTCTCAAGCAGTACGACAAGAAGCAAAGAGCCGTCAATTGACCCTGTTACTTGATGCAACCTGTCCACTGGTGACCAAAGTGCATATGGAAGTCGCACGCGCCAGCCACAGAGGTATAGAAGCCGTTCTGATCGGCCATGCCGGTCATCCTGAAGTGGAAGGCACGATGGGACAATATAATAATCCGCAAGGTGGCATTTATTTGGTGGGATCACCAGAGGACGTTGAGCAGCTGGTGGTGAAAGATGCCAATAATTTGTGTTTTATGACACAGACCACCTTATCGATAGATGATACCTCAGTGATCATAGACGCATTACGGCAGCGGTTTCCGCAGATCACCGGGCCACGTAAAGATGATATTTGTTATGCCACCACTAACCGCCAGGAGGCAGTCAGAGATCTCGCCCAGCGTGCCGATTGCATCTTGGTGGTAGGCTCAAAAAATTCATCCAATTCCAATCGATTGTCTGAGCTAGCACAAAGAATGGGCAAACAAGCCTATCTGATCGATTCAGCGACCGATATTCAGCCGAAGTGGCTCGTTAATGCTCACACTATCGGCGTCACCGCCGGGGCTTCGGCGCCTGACATTTTGGTGCAGCAGGTAATCAAACGCCTGCAATCATTAGGCGCTCAAGAAGCAATCGAATTGATTGGCCGAGAAGAAAATATTGTTTTTGAGATCCCTAAGGCGTTAAGGCTCAGCGTTAAGGAAGTTGACTAA
- a CDS encoding DsbA family protein — MKKMGLFLMGLSMAFMVSATSFKEGKQYESLKEPVFGDQQQEVVEFFSFYCGHCYVFDKEFQVSQKIKEVVPKGAKIEQYHVEFLGRWGKALSEAWVIAKELEVADKIKPLLFEAVQTEKKLETKDAKAVEAIIGEIFAKVGVEKEKYETVKKGIQVELSLLKQKEMAEKLKVNGVPAVYVDGKYRIKSEGIDTTSKAAYAKEYAEVVGFLLDN; from the coding sequence ATGAAAAAAATGGGATTATTTCTGATGGGGCTCAGCATGGCATTCATGGTTTCAGCCACTTCATTTAAAGAGGGAAAGCAATATGAATCCTTAAAGGAGCCTGTGTTTGGAGATCAACAACAAGAAGTGGTAGAGTTTTTTTCTTTTTACTGCGGGCACTGTTATGTATTTGATAAAGAATTCCAGGTGTCTCAGAAAATAAAAGAAGTGGTGCCGAAAGGAGCTAAAATAGAACAATATCATGTTGAATTTCTGGGCAGATGGGGTAAAGCGCTCAGTGAAGCTTGGGTGATTGCTAAGGAGCTAGAGGTAGCAGATAAAATCAAACCTCTGCTATTTGAAGCTGTGCAAACAGAAAAAAAATTAGAAACCAAAGACGCGAAAGCAGTTGAGGCAATTATTGGTGAGATTTTTGCCAAAGTAGGTGTGGAAAAAGAAAAATACGAGACTGTAAAAAAAGGCATTCAGGTCGAACTTTCGCTTTTAAAACAAAAAGAAATGGCTGAAAAGCTAAAGGTAAATGGTGTTCCCGCCGTCTATGTTGATGGAAAATATAGGATCAAAAGCGAAGGCATCGATACCACTTCAAAAGCGGCTTATGCTAAAGAATATGCCGAAGTGGTTGGATTTTTATTAGATAATTAA
- the ileS gene encoding isoleucine--tRNA ligase, with amino-acid sequence MNDYKNTLNLPETGFPMRGDLAKREPDRLQRWYEDNLYGKIRATKKGKKIFNLHDGPPYANGNIHIGHAVNKILKDIIIKAKGLSGYDAPYVPGWDCHGLPIEHKVEQFVGKPGKKISAAEFRTACRTYATEQIEGQKKDFIRLGVLGDWDHPYLTMDFKTEANIIRALAKVIANGHLYKGARPVHWCTDCGSSLAEAEVEYYDKTSTSIDLCFNVLDVAAVCAKFSVATVHDPISVVIWTTTPWTLPANRAITLCSEFIYQLVQIEGKCLILAADLVETVMKRAAITEWQILGSCSGADLELLRCQHPFMAFDVPIILGDHVTLDAGTGAVHTAPGHGPEDFVVAQKYGLEIANPVDTNGCYLKGTYPVLDGLFVLKANDLVVNILRDNGTLLHVEELTHSYPCCWRHKTPIIFRATPQWFISMEQQGLRQQSLQAINTVQWIPAWGKARIETMVTHRPDWCISRQRTWGTPMSLFVHKETQALHPRSIELMEQVAIRVEQQGIQAWWDLDPAEILAEEAADYVKVTDTLDVWFDSGSTHSSVIDSHPELAGHSPDIYLEGSDQHRGWFMSSLMISTAMKGKAPYRQVLTHGFTVDGQGRKMSKSIGNTISPQDVTNKLGGDILRLWVASTDYSREIAVSDEILRRSADAYRRIRNTARFLLANLKGFDPTQHQLAAQEMIVLDRWAVGRAQEAQVEIITAYENYDFHRVVQRLMHFCSIEMGSFYLDIIKDRQYTAKSDSIARRSCQTALFHIAQALVRWMAPILSFTADEIWQYLPGQCQKYVFTEEWYADLFALADDDPMNDNFWAELLKVRAEVNKVLEQARNDKKIGGSLEAAVILYAEPSLAARLRHLQNELRFVLITSAAQVKDYAEADDQAQQSELINGLKIAFYKAEGEKCSRCWHYTQDIGLVAEHAKLCGRCVTNVADNGEERRFA; translated from the coding sequence ATGAATGATTATAAAAATACCCTTAACTTGCCAGAGACAGGCTTCCCGATGCGCGGTGATTTGGCCAAACGTGAGCCTGACAGATTACAACGTTGGTATGAAGATAATTTGTACGGCAAAATTCGTGCGACGAAAAAAGGTAAAAAAATATTTAACTTGCATGATGGCCCGCCGTATGCAAACGGCAATATTCACATCGGTCATGCCGTCAACAAAATTCTTAAAGACATTATCATTAAAGCTAAAGGACTATCAGGCTATGACGCCCCTTATGTCCCGGGATGGGATTGTCACGGTTTACCCATAGAACACAAAGTTGAGCAATTTGTTGGTAAACCGGGCAAAAAAATCAGTGCCGCCGAGTTTCGTACAGCATGCCGTACCTACGCGACTGAGCAAATTGAAGGGCAGAAAAAAGATTTTATTCGCCTTGGTGTGCTCGGTGACTGGGATCATCCCTATTTGACGATGGATTTTAAAACCGAAGCCAACATTATTCGTGCATTGGCTAAAGTGATTGCTAACGGTCATTTATATAAAGGTGCGAGGCCAGTGCATTGGTGTACTGATTGCGGCTCTTCGCTCGCAGAGGCAGAAGTTGAGTATTACGATAAAACCTCTACCTCTATCGATCTCTGTTTTAACGTGCTGGATGTCGCGGCGGTTTGCGCCAAATTTTCTGTTGCTACCGTGCATGATCCTATTTCTGTTGTCATTTGGACCACCACCCCCTGGACCTTACCCGCGAATCGCGCCATCACATTATGTAGCGAATTTATTTATCAGTTAGTACAGATTGAGGGAAAATGTCTCATCCTGGCGGCTGATTTGGTGGAAACAGTCATGAAACGCGCTGCTATCACAGAATGGCAGATTTTAGGCAGCTGTAGTGGCGCTGATTTAGAACTCTTACGCTGTCAGCATCCTTTTATGGCTTTTGATGTGCCTATCATTTTGGGTGATCATGTGACGCTGGATGCAGGGACAGGCGCAGTGCATACAGCCCCAGGCCACGGCCCCGAAGATTTTGTTGTCGCGCAAAAATACGGGTTAGAAATCGCTAATCCTGTTGATACTAATGGTTGTTATTTAAAGGGTACTTACCCGGTATTGGACGGCTTATTTGTATTAAAAGCCAATGATCTTGTCGTTAATATTCTGCGTGATAATGGCACATTGCTGCATGTTGAAGAATTAACGCACAGTTATCCCTGCTGCTGGCGTCATAAAACACCAATTATTTTCCGGGCTACACCACAATGGTTTATTAGTATGGAGCAACAAGGGTTGCGGCAGCAATCATTGCAAGCCATTAACACCGTCCAATGGATCCCTGCTTGGGGAAAAGCACGTATTGAAACCATGGTCACTCATCGTCCAGACTGGTGTATTTCACGTCAGCGTACTTGGGGTACGCCGATGTCCTTATTTGTACATAAAGAAACCCAAGCGCTGCACCCGCGTAGCATTGAATTGATGGAACAAGTGGCGATACGGGTCGAGCAACAAGGCATTCAAGCATGGTGGGATTTGGATCCAGCGGAAATTTTGGCAGAGGAGGCGGCAGATTACGTTAAGGTCACCGATACACTCGATGTTTGGTTTGATTCAGGATCCACCCATTCTTCAGTGATTGATTCCCACCCTGAGTTGGCAGGCCACTCGCCAGATATCTATCTGGAAGGATCTGATCAACACCGAGGCTGGTTTATGTCATCCCTTATGATTTCTACCGCGATGAAGGGCAAAGCCCCCTATCGCCAGGTGTTAACACATGGTTTTACCGTGGACGGCCAAGGCAGAAAAATGTCCAAATCTATCGGTAATACCATCAGCCCGCAAGACGTTACCAATAAGTTGGGAGGAGATATTCTCCGTTTATGGGTGGCATCAACGGATTATAGTCGCGAAATCGCGGTATCAGATGAAATTCTACGCCGTTCAGCCGATGCGTACCGGCGGATCCGCAATACTGCCCGTTTTTTATTGGCTAATCTAAAGGGTTTTGATCCCACGCAGCATCAACTTGCAGCACAAGAGATGATAGTGTTGGATCGCTGGGCGGTAGGCCGCGCTCAGGAGGCGCAAGTAGAAATTATCACGGCTTATGAAAACTATGATTTTCATCGAGTGGTACAACGCCTGATGCATTTTTGCTCTATCGAAATGGGCTCCTTCTATCTCGATATTATTAAAGACCGTCAATATACCGCCAAGAGCGATAGTATCGCGCGTCGTAGTTGTCAAACCGCGCTGTTTCATATCGCGCAAGCTTTAGTACGCTGGATGGCACCTATTCTCTCTTTTACTGCAGATGAAATCTGGCAATATCTCCCAGGCCAATGTCAAAAATATGTGTTTACCGAAGAATGGTATGCGGATTTATTCGCCCTAGCGGATGATGACCCTATGAATGATAATTTCTGGGCTGAATTGCTTAAGGTTCGCGCTGAAGTCAATAAGGTGTTGGAACAAGCACGAAACGATAAAAAAATAGGGGGATCATTGGAAGCCGCGGTTATCTTGTATGCTGAACCTTCACTCGCCGCGCGCTTGAGGCATTTACAGAATGAATTACGGTTTGTTTTAATTACTTCTGCGGCACAGGTAAAAGATTACGCTGAGGCGGACGATCAGGCACAACAAAGTGAATTGATCAATGGCTTAAAAATTGCCTTTTATAAAGCCGAAGGGGAAAAATGTTCACGTTGTTGGCATTATACTCAAGATATTGGCTTGGTAGCGGAGCACGCAAAATTGTGTGGCCGTTGTGTCACTAACGTTGCAGATAACGGTGAAGAGCGTAGATTTGCCTGA
- the xthA gene encoding exodeoxyribonuclease III, with translation MKFVSFNINGLRARFHQLAAIITQHQPDIIGLQETKVHDDMFPLAEISQYGYHVYYHGQKGHYGVALLIKQQPLAVRRGFPTDDADAQRRIIMVDVATPQGNLTVINGYFPQGENRNHPTKFPAKAKFYSDLQHYLEQHFTADDQLLIMGDLNICPTELDIGIGSDNQKRWLRSGKCAFLPEERDWLARLQNWGLIDTFRSKNPECNDQFSWFDYRSRGFDENRGLRIDLLLASAPLASRCIATGIDYQIRGMEKPSDHAPVWSEFMLSGT, from the coding sequence ATGAAGTTTGTTTCTTTTAATATAAATGGGTTACGTGCCCGCTTCCATCAACTCGCTGCGATTATTACACAACATCAACCGGATATCATCGGATTACAAGAAACTAAAGTGCATGATGATATGTTTCCTTTAGCTGAAATAAGTCAATATGGATACCACGTATATTACCATGGGCAAAAAGGCCATTATGGCGTAGCATTGTTAATCAAACAGCAACCCTTGGCGGTACGACGAGGATTTCCTACTGACGATGCCGATGCGCAACGCCGTATTATTATGGTAGATGTAGCGACACCACAGGGAAACTTAACGGTGATAAATGGTTATTTTCCACAAGGAGAAAATCGCAACCACCCTACAAAGTTCCCCGCGAAAGCGAAATTTTATTCTGATTTACAACATTATCTCGAACAACATTTTACTGCCGACGATCAGCTTTTGATTATGGGCGACCTGAATATTTGCCCAACGGAGCTTGATATTGGTATTGGCTCCGATAATCAAAAACGCTGGTTACGCAGTGGAAAATGTGCTTTTTTGCCTGAAGAACGTGATTGGCTCGCGCGGTTGCAAAATTGGGGCTTGATTGACACCTTTCGCAGCAAAAATCCTGAATGTAATGACCAGTTTTCATGGTTTGATTATCGATCACGCGGCTTCGATGAAAATCGTGGATTACGGATTGATTTACTGTTGGCAAGTGCTCCGTTGGCATCACGTTGTATAGCAACAGGGATTGATTATCAAATTCGAGGCATGGAAAAACCTTCTGATCATGCCCCGGTGTGGTCTGAATTTATGCTATCAGGTACATAA
- the dapB gene encoding 4-hydroxy-tetrahydrodipicolinate reductase — protein sequence MIRIAIAGAAGRMGKQLIQAAAQHNQVTLVAAIVRQNDAAVGIDAGVLVGINPLNITLSDNLATIEDNFDVLIDFTTPTATLQHLEYCRQQKKAMVIGTTGFTDQDKIRINQAAEEIAIIRAANFSVGVNLMLDLLKKTAKIIGKDTDIEIIEAHHRHKVDAPSGTALAMGETLADTLGLDLKQAALYCRNKEPRKPGTIGFSTLRAGNIIGEHQVLFANDDEQLTITHKANSRLTFANGAIRAAIWLTQKQKGLFDMSNVLDPN from the coding sequence ATGATACGTATTGCTATTGCCGGCGCGGCAGGGCGCATGGGCAAACAACTGATTCAGGCCGCCGCTCAACACAATCAGGTGACCCTGGTCGCGGCTATCGTGCGTCAAAACGATGCTGCGGTGGGAATCGATGCTGGCGTGCTGGTTGGCATCAATCCACTCAATATTACCCTCAGTGATAATTTAGCCACTATTGAGGATAATTTTGATGTATTGATTGATTTTACGACGCCTACAGCGACATTGCAGCATCTGGAATATTGCCGACAACAGAAAAAAGCGATGGTGATTGGTACCACCGGTTTTACTGATCAAGACAAAATACGAATTAATCAAGCCGCTGAAGAAATAGCCATCATTCGCGCGGCTAATTTCAGTGTTGGCGTCAATTTGATGCTGGATCTACTGAAAAAAACAGCAAAAATAATCGGTAAAGACACCGACATTGAAATTATTGAAGCGCATCATCGGCATAAAGTCGATGCCCCTTCAGGCACCGCATTAGCGATGGGAGAAACCCTGGCGGACACATTGGGGCTCGATCTAAAACAGGCGGCGCTGTATTGCCGTAATAAAGAGCCCCGTAAACCCGGTACCATTGGTTTTTCTACTCTCCGCGCCGGCAATATTATTGGCGAACACCAGGTACTCTTTGCCAATGATGACGAACAACTTACTATCACTCATAAAGCAAATAGTCGCCTGACATTTGCCAATGGCGCCATTAGAGCCGCTATTTGGTTAACACAGAAACAGAAGGGTTTATTTGATATGAGCAATGTGCTTGATCCCAATTAG
- the lspA gene encoding signal peptidase II — MNKKMCSSGLRWLWLGVVVLIFDLASKQWVIAHFTLYESLPLLPWLNLTYVQNSGAAFSFLADKGGWQRWFFALIALAIVLTLLVFMSRTPRQKKLINCAYALIIGGALGNLFDRMVQGVVIDFIDFHVNHWHWPTFNLADTAICIGAMLVVCEGAFSPPEKAVLKKGKK, encoded by the coding sequence ATGAATAAAAAAATGTGTTCGAGCGGATTACGTTGGTTATGGCTAGGTGTAGTGGTGTTGATTTTCGATCTGGCAAGTAAACAATGGGTTATAGCTCATTTTACGTTGTATGAAAGTTTGCCATTGTTACCCTGGTTAAATTTAACCTATGTACAAAATTCCGGTGCAGCATTTAGTTTTCTCGCAGATAAAGGGGGTTGGCAGCGATGGTTTTTTGCCTTGATCGCGCTGGCCATTGTCTTGACGTTATTGGTATTCATGTCTCGCACTCCTCGTCAGAAAAAATTGATTAACTGTGCTTATGCGCTGATTATCGGCGGCGCATTAGGCAACTTATTTGATCGTATGGTGCAGGGTGTCGTCATTGATTTCATCGATTTTCATGTCAATCATTGGCATTGGCCGACGTTTAACCTGGCCGATACCGCAATTTGTATTGGCGCGATGTTAGTGGTTTGCGAAGGCGCCTTTAGCCCACCGGAGAAAGCGGTGTTAAAAAAAGGTAAAAAGTAA
- the polA gene encoding DNA polymerase I: protein MTQITANPLILVDASSYLYRAYHALPPLTNSHKEHTGAMYGVLNMLRSLLSQYHPSHIAVVFDAKGKTFRDELYVQYKSHRPPMPDDLASQIEPLYRMVRAMGLPLLVVAGFEADDVIGTLAQQAEKAGRSVVISTGDKDMAQLVTTNITLINTMNNTVLGPQEVRDKYGVPPELMIDFLALMGDSSDNIPGVPGVGEKTAQALIQGLGGLDCLFSNLEKIATLTFRGAKTFAAKLQQHKELAYLSYQLATIKTDVKLDIAHDKLNITPPDIDQLHQLFSRYEFKRWLAELNSPDWPMGKKRPATSIDEPTAPSARFSQDNYQIIFDEDSLSHWIEQLNQADLFAFDTETDGLDIINANLIGLSFAITPGEAAYLPLAHDYSDAPIQLDRTLVLDKLKPLLENPQKRKVGQNLKFDKSILARCGIVLQGIAFDTMLESYILNTVAGRHDMDSLSQRYLQHKTITFEEIAGKGKSQLTFNQIALEQAAPYAAEDADITLRLHHCLWPQLQQSKALSWIFTHIEMPLLSVLSRIESTGVLIDRAVLAQHSEELTTRLTELEEQAHLLAEEPFNLASPKQLQTILYEKKKLPVLKKTPKGAPSTDEEVLAELALDYPLAKVLLEYRGLAKLKTTYTDKLPSMINPTSGRVHTSYHQAVTVTGRLSSREPNLQNIPIRSEEGRRIRQAFIAPPGYQIIAADYSQIELRIMAHLSQDEGLIKAFTADKDIHRATAAEVFNVSLETATDEQRRSAKAINFGLIYGMSAFGLARQLGIARVEAQHYIDRYFERYPGVANYMEAIRKQAATQGYVTTLAGRRLYLPDINASSAMRRKAAEREAINAPMQGTAADIIKSAMIEIDAWLQHQPLVRMIMQVHDELVFEVHESVLQGAVEKIRHLMEQTTKKSMPLTVPLCVNIGVGANWDQAHCSYQINPSVSVLTK, encoded by the coding sequence ATGACTCAAATTACAGCAAATCCGCTTATCTTGGTTGATGCCTCTTCATACCTTTATCGGGCTTATCATGCTCTTCCTCCACTGACGAATAGCCACAAAGAGCACACTGGGGCGATGTATGGCGTGCTAAACATGTTGCGTAGCTTATTATCGCAATATCATCCGAGCCATATTGCCGTGGTATTTGATGCCAAAGGTAAAACCTTTCGTGATGAACTTTATGTTCAGTATAAATCTCATCGTCCTCCTATGCCTGATGACTTAGCTTCACAAATCGAGCCGTTATATCGCATGGTACGTGCGATGGGGCTACCGCTGCTTGTCGTGGCTGGGTTTGAGGCCGATGATGTTATAGGGACGTTAGCGCAACAGGCAGAAAAAGCAGGCCGATCAGTTGTCATCAGTACCGGTGATAAAGATATGGCACAGCTGGTCACCACTAATATCACCCTGATTAACACCATGAATAACACCGTGCTTGGGCCACAGGAAGTACGCGATAAATATGGCGTTCCGCCAGAGTTAATGATCGACTTTCTCGCATTGATGGGCGACTCATCCGATAATATCCCTGGCGTACCGGGTGTCGGTGAAAAAACCGCGCAAGCCCTTATACAGGGGCTGGGGGGATTAGATTGCCTATTTTCTAATTTGGAAAAAATCGCGACCTTAACTTTTCGCGGCGCCAAAACTTTTGCCGCCAAGTTACAACAACATAAAGAACTGGCTTATTTATCTTATCAATTGGCGACGATTAAAACGGATGTTAAGTTAGATATCGCCCATGATAAATTAAACATCACCCCCCCCGATATCGATCAACTACATCAGTTGTTTAGTCGTTATGAATTTAAACGTTGGCTGGCTGAGTTAAATTCGCCTGATTGGCCGATGGGTAAAAAACGTCCTGCGACATCCATTGATGAGCCGACCGCGCCAAGCGCGCGATTTTCACAAGATAACTACCAGATAATTTTTGATGAAGACAGCTTATCCCATTGGATTGAGCAACTGAATCAAGCCGATCTTTTTGCTTTTGATACCGAAACCGATGGGCTGGATATTATCAATGCTAATCTCATTGGTCTGTCTTTTGCGATTACTCCCGGTGAGGCGGCTTATTTACCCTTAGCGCATGATTATTCAGATGCGCCAATTCAGTTAGATCGCACTCTCGTTTTAGATAAATTAAAACCGCTATTAGAAAATCCGCAAAAGCGAAAAGTCGGGCAAAATCTTAAATTCGATAAAAGCATTTTGGCGCGTTGCGGTATTGTTTTGCAAGGCATTGCTTTTGACACCATGCTGGAATCTTATATTTTGAATACGGTGGCGGGGCGTCATGATATGGATAGTTTATCTCAACGTTATTTACAGCATAAAACCATCACCTTTGAAGAAATTGCCGGTAAAGGCAAGTCTCAACTCACCTTCAATCAGATTGCTTTGGAACAAGCGGCACCTTATGCTGCTGAAGACGCTGATATCACACTGCGACTTCATCATTGCCTATGGCCTCAACTACAACAAAGTAAAGCATTGAGCTGGATTTTTACCCACATTGAAATGCCGCTATTGTCGGTATTGTCGCGTATTGAAAGTACTGGCGTGTTGATCGACCGAGCTGTTTTGGCACAGCATTCTGAAGAATTAACCACAAGGTTAACTGAGTTAGAAGAGCAAGCACATCTATTAGCAGAAGAGCCTTTCAATTTAGCCTCACCTAAACAATTACAAACTATTTTGTATGAAAAAAAGAAGTTACCCGTACTGAAAAAAACCCCTAAAGGGGCTCCTTCAACCGATGAAGAAGTCCTTGCAGAGCTGGCGTTAGATTATCCTTTGGCTAAAGTTCTGCTTGAGTATCGTGGATTGGCAAAATTAAAAACGACTTATACTGATAAATTACCCTCGATGATTAATCCTACTTCAGGTCGAGTGCATACCTCCTATCATCAAGCGGTTACTGTTACCGGTCGTTTGTCTTCTCGTGAGCCTAATTTACAAAATATTCCTATTCGTAGTGAAGAGGGGCGGCGGATCCGTCAAGCCTTCATTGCGCCACCTGGCTACCAGATTATTGCCGCCGATTACTCTCAAATTGAGCTGCGTATTATGGCGCATCTTTCACAAGATGAGGGGTTGATAAAAGCCTTTACTGCCGATAAAGATATTCACCGCGCCACTGCCGCTGAGGTTTTTAATGTGTCTTTAGAGACAGCGACGGATGAACAGCGCCGTAGTGCCAAAGCGATTAATTTTGGTTTAATTTATGGCATGAGTGCGTTTGGTTTAGCGCGTCAATTAGGGATTGCACGGGTTGAAGCGCAACACTATATTGATCGGTATTTTGAGCGTTATCCAGGCGTGGCCAATTATATGGAGGCTATTCGCAAACAGGCGGCAACACAAGGCTATGTGACAACCCTTGCGGGGCGACGGCTGTATTTACCCGATATTAATGCATCGAGTGCCATGCGGCGTAAAGCCGCCGAACGAGAAGCAATCAATGCCCCGATGCAAGGCACTGCCGCCGATATTATTAAAAGCGCGATGATTGAAATCGATGCTTGGTTACAGCATCAACCCTTAGTACGGATGATTATGCAAGTACATGATGAATTGGTTTTTGAAGTGCATGAGAGTGTTTTGCAGGGGGCGGTAGAAAAAATTCGTCATTTGATGGAACAAACCACGAAAAAAAGTATGCCGTTGACGGTGCCATTGTGTGTCAACATCGGTGTTGGTGCTAATTGGGATCAAGCACATTGCTCATATCAAATAAACCCTTCTGTTTCTGTGTTAACCAAATAG
- the fkpB gene encoding FKBP-type peptidyl-prolyl cis-trans isomerase, protein MLDRVQKNSSVLVHFILKLADGSTADSTYAQGKPALFRLGDRSLSEALEQHLLGLQVGDKRTFTLPAESAFGHTDPALIQHFSPRDFSQTGIPNVGTIMLFSAINGSEMPGIVREVTAESIKVDFNHPLAEQSIHFTIEVLEIKATEEKCHADIAG, encoded by the coding sequence ATGTTAGATCGAGTACAAAAAAATAGCTCGGTATTGGTACATTTCATCTTGAAGCTGGCTGATGGATCAACGGCAGATTCGACCTATGCCCAGGGCAAGCCTGCTTTATTTCGTTTAGGTGATCGCAGTTTGTCTGAGGCGTTAGAACAACATTTGCTCGGCTTACAAGTAGGTGATAAACGGACTTTTACTTTACCAGCAGAATCTGCCTTTGGTCACACTGATCCCGCTTTGATCCAGCATTTTTCCCCACGCGATTTTAGCCAAACGGGGATCCCCAATGTCGGGACGATTATGCTGTTTAGCGCGATCAATGGCAGTGAAATGCCCGGTATCGTACGTGAAGTAACGGCAGAGTCGATCAAGGTAGATTTTAATCATCCACTGGCAGAACAATCGATTCATTTTACCATTGAAGTATTAGAAATTAAGGCAACAGAGGAGAAATGCCATGCAGATATTGCTGGCTAA